Below is a window of Rhea pennata isolate bPtePen1 chromosome 2, bPtePen1.pri, whole genome shotgun sequence DNA.
CTCAGGGCTGCCTCTGCCCCTGCAGACGCTGGTGCAGATCGGCGAGGCCATGCACTGCCCCACGTGCCTCATCATTGTGCAGAAGAAGGACGGCTGCGACTGGATCCGCTGCACCGTCTGCCAGACCGAGATCTGCTGGGTGACCAAGGGGCCGCGCTGGGGGCCCGGGGTGAGCTGTcggtggggcaggagggagcccCGGGTCCCGGCGCTGGCTCGCGCAGCGGGGCGCCGTGAGGCTGGGCAGGGGGGgtcctgcctgctctgcccgcggcgcggccggggctgcaGAGCGCGGCAGGGGCCCCTCTGAcccgctcccctccccaccAGGGCCCGGGGGACACCAGCGGGGGCTGTCGCTGCAACGTCAACGGACAGAGATGCCACCCTCGGTGCCAGAACTGCCACTGAGTGCCCGCCTGGCCGGCCCCGTGGGGACGGGggacggggcggccggcgggggagCAGCTCCCGTCCCTCGGCAGGACGCCCCGGCGTGGCTGGCTGCGCTCCGAGGCGGCGCAGCTGCGGCCTGGCCCGAGAGGCGTGCGGGGAAGAGCCGCGTCCCCCGCCCGGCACGCCGCTCCCGGGCTGGCCGCAGCCGGAGGACAGGACGGACCGAGGGTCTCGCGTGCCCGCagcccgggcggcgccgcgTGGCCGACGGCCTCCGCTCCGCGGCCGGCGTGGGGAGCCCGCAGGGACCCGGCCCCGTGCGGAGCCGGGATGCAGGGGAGgtcggggcgggcggcgccgtgCAGCTGCCTGGCCGGCGCGAccagcgcggggggcggcggagccccgTCCCGCGTGCCGGCAGCGCGtccgggcagcgcggggcgcccCAATAAAGCTGTCTGCGTGTCCGGGTGGCGCTGGCAGGGCCCTAATTCACCACGCGAGACTGCGGCGATGCGGAGGAGCCGTTTAATGAGATCGCAACGAGGCACAGACAGGAcccgccgcgggcgggggaGGCCGGGCTGGGGCGGGAGCCGCGTCCGCCTGCCccgcggggaggcggggggccggccgccgggccggccgcggggcagagccgcggcgcgggcgcagACACCACACCACGCTTCCCCCGTGAACAACCGAGCGTTTATTTCCACGTCCCCAACCTGCACGAGCACAGACGGCAGCCCGCCACGCGGAACGCAGCCCAGCGGCGTTTGTGGGTGGAGGGGGCGTTGTTAAATAGCGGAGCCGGTGCGTCCGCGCGGCGCGCGCCGTGCCCGTCTGTCCGTCCAGCTGCGCGTGGGTCCCTGCGCCCCGGAGGTTGTGCGACACAGGCACGCGGCCGAGGCCGCGCAACCAGGGCAGGGGACACCCCGCTCCCACGTCTACTTGGGGGGCCGGtacaccattttcctgctctttAGTACAGACCATTTGTGGCGCTTCATGTAGTAGAGGAGAGATGCCAGGAGACCCGTGATCATCAGCATCTGCGGAGCAGGGGAGGCGTCAGGGGGGCGGCCCGtggggccggccccgcgccgcgccgcggcagTTAACGCAGCCGCAgcgggaaggggccggggcgccAGGGGAGGGGCGGCGACACACGGCCATcaccgccccggcggcgcggcgcgcacgAGCCCCCGGCCGCACCCACCTTCAAGCCCATGCGTTTGCGGTGGTCGTGCTCGGGCTCGGCCGCCCACCTCAGGAAGGTGCAGATGTCCTTGGCGATCTGCGACATGGTGGCGGGGGTGcctggggagggcagagggagctgagcgccccggcgcagcccccggcccgccaGCCCCCGGCCTCGCGGGCCCCCTCTTACCGTCGTCGTATTCCAGGATCTCGTTGTAGATGGGGGGGGCCATGCCGATGGCCTGTCCGGGGAAGTAGGGGTTGTAGTACAGCCCCTCCCTCACCGAGACGCCAGCGGGGGGGTCGCAGTAGCCGGTGAGGAGGGAGAACACGTAGTCCTCACCCCCGTGCCTGCAACACAGACGCGGGATGAACCCGGAACCGGGCTCCGGAGGCCTCGCTGGCCGCCCCCGAGCACGGGAGATGGGGGTCCCCCACAGCGGGGACCTCCTCAGCCAcgctccgcggcgcggggccggctaAGCGGGGCCCCAGGGCGCGCGGGTGGCGCAGCAGCCTCTCACCGCGCGTTGACGATGTAGCTGAGGTCGGGGGGCAGCGCCCCGTTGTTGGCGGCTCGCGCCGCCTCGGAGTTGGGGTAGGGCTTGGGGAAGTAGTCGGAGATCTTCCCGGGGCGCGTGAACATCTCCCCGTTCTCATCCGGGCCGTCCACCACCTCCACCTGGGGCAGGGAGGCGGCGCTAAGGCGGGGAACCGCGggcgggccgccccgccgcggcgccacTCACCTCCTCGGCCAGCGCCTTGGCCTCGGCCTCGGTGTGGGTGACGCCGATGAGGTTGCGGAAGGCCAGGTACTCCATGCTGTGGCAGGCGGAGCACACCTGCTTGTACACCTGGTAGCCTCGCCGCAGGCTGCAAGGAGGGGCCACGCCTGAGCCCCGGGGCGCTCCGGCAccccggggcgcccgcccgcccccggcctACCTGCGGTGGTCCAGGGAGGAGAGCATGCCGCCGTGGCTCCAGGGGAAGCTGGGCGGGTGCATTTCCAGCTCGCCGGCGCTCACGGCCGCGTGCAGCGCGAgggcgagccccgcgccgcccgccgccaccgcccccaGGGCCCCCAGGGCCACCTTCCTGCCGCGGGAGAAGCCGGAAAAGGATGACATGCGGGCCTGGAGGAGGCAAGGCGGAGAGCCGTgagcgccgcgggcgccgcggccccgcgctggAGGCCCCAGAGGGACACGCGGCCCCCGAGCCGGGTCCGGAGCTCGCCCCGAGCCCTGGGGCTCCCCGGGAGCCGGGCACCAGCGGCGCTCCGCAGCGGCCGGCCGGGCCGTGCGCCTGGCCCAGCACCGCCACGCACCccgcggggctgggctgggctgggcacgGCGGGCCGGCGGCACTGGGGTGTCACGTTGGCGGTACCAGGGATACCGGGGACGCCATGCCGGGCAGATCGGGGCACCGGACCAGTGGTACCGGGACGTTAGGGGTACCGGGGACACCGGACCAGGCATGCCGAGGAGCGGTGCCGGCGGCACGGGGCACGCCGAGGCCGCTGTGCCGGGTTCACCGCGGTACCGGCCAtgtcagagcagcagcaccGGGATGTCCCGGCGGCGGTGCCGCAGATACCGGGGGTGCCGTGCTGGGGACACCGGCTGCCGCACCGGCGGTACCGGCGGTACCGGGCTGGGGGTTCCCGAGCGTCACGCCGAGGGCACCGGGAACCCCGGGCCGGGGTGCCGACCCGGGGACACCGGGGCTGCCGGCAGCAGCGGCGatgccggcggcgcgggcggggggggccgggcccggTGCCCTCCCCGCGCCGTGACCCGCCCGGTGACCTTCatgcggcggcgcgggcggcggcgcggcgcgggccggcgcgggccggggcgggggccgcggcgcggggctcaccggggcgggcggcggcggcggcggcagggccgcccgcggcggcagcaggaGGCGCCCGTAGGGCCGCAGCGCCAGGCACCGCACCGCCGCCATCTTGCGAGAGCGCCTGCTTCCCGGCGGAGGGCGCGGGGACGCCGCCGCGCCGGAAGTGACGGGCCGCGCCACGCCCCCGGAAGTGCGCCGCGaagggcggccgggccggcgccgggccccaCCTCCCggggcccccccccgccccgggccccccccgggccgcaCACCCGCCCCCCGCGCAGCCCACGATCCCCACGGGCGaggccgccccgggccgggagccCCACGGCCtggcgccgccccgcgcccgcgggccccggcgAGGAGGGAGCCCGGCGGGCCCAGCACTGCCTCCGCACGCAGAGCGGCAGCAAATCCTTTATTaacgccgc
It encodes the following:
- the LOC134137594 gene encoding cytochrome c1, heme protein, mitochondrial, with amino-acid sequence MAAVRCLALRPYGRLLLPPRAALPPPPPPAPARMSSFSGFSRGRKVALGALGAVAAGGAGLALALHAAVSAGELEMHPPSFPWSHGGMLSSLDHRSLRRGYQVYKQVCSACHSMEYLAFRNLIGVTHTEAEAKALAEEVEVVDGPDENGEMFTRPGKISDYFPKPYPNSEAARAANNGALPPDLSYIVNARHGGEDYVFSLLTGYCDPPAGVSVREGLYYNPYFPGQAIGMAPPIYNEILEYDDGTPATMSQIAKDICTFLRWAAEPEHDHRKRMGLKMLMITGLLASLLYYMKRHKWSVLKSRKMVYRPPK